The following proteins are encoded in a genomic region of Azotosporobacter soli:
- a CDS encoding EutN/CcmL family microcompartment protein has protein sequence MWLGKIVGTVVAPTKNESLVGSKLLIVQPLNLDGMNTISMQVAVDTVGAGNGETVLVVSGSTAQRLTGKPDSAVDAAIVGIVEDIDLQGISKAQYWVQKG, from the coding sequence ATGTGGCTAGGTAAAATTGTCGGAACCGTAGTCGCTCCGACGAAAAACGAATCTCTGGTCGGTTCTAAGCTGCTCATCGTACAGCCGTTAAACCTGGACGGCATGAACACCATCAGCATGCAGGTCGCTGTGGATACGGTCGGTGCGGGCAACGGAGAAACGGTTTTAGTTGTCTCCGGCAGCACAGCACAACGTCTGACCGGCAAGCCGGACAGCGCCGTCGATGCGGCGATTGTCGGCATCGTCGAAGACATTGATCTGCAGGGAATCTCCAAGGCACAATACTGGGTGCAAAAAGGATAG